A segment of the Mycobacterium intracellulare ATCC 13950 genome:
CGCGCGGTTACTGCGCGGGCGTGGACAGGGCCGTCGAGACCGTGGAGCGCGCGCTGGAAAAGCACGGGCCGCCGGTCTATGTGCGTCACGAGATCGTGCACAACCGGCACGTGGTCAGCACGCTGGAAAAGGCCGGTGCGGTGTTCGTCGAGGAGACCGACGAGGTGCCCGAAGGCGCCATCGTGGTGTTCTCCGCGCACGGCGTCGCCCCCTCGGTGCACTCGGCGGCCGCCGAACGCAACCTGCACACCATCGACGCCACCTGCCCCCTGGTCACCAAGGTGCACAACGAGGCCCGGCGATTCGCCCGCAACGACTACGACATCCTGCTCATCGGCCACGAGGGCCACGAGGAGGTCGTCGGCACCGCCGGGGAGGCGCCCGACCATGTGCAGCTGGTCGACGGGGTCGCTGCCGTGGACAACGTGACGGTTCGCGACGAGGACAAGGTGGTGTGGCTCTCGCAGACCACGCTGTCGGTCGACGAGACCATGGAAATCGTCGAACGGCTGCGGCAACGATTCCCCAAGCTGCAGGACCCGCCCAGCGACGACATCTGCTATGCGACCCAAAACCGGCAGGTTGCGGTCAAGGCGATGGCGCCGGAGTGCGAGCTGGTGATCGTCGTCGGGTCGCGCAATTCGTCGAACTCGGTGCGCCTGGTGGAAGTGGCGCTGGGCGGCGGGGCCGCCGCGGCCCACCTGGTCGACTGGGCCGATGACATCGACCCGGCCTGGCTCGAGGGAGTCACCACGGTCGGCGTCACGTCCGGGGCGTCCGTTCCCGAGGTCTTGGTGCAAGGGGTGCTCGAGCGGCTCGCCGAGTGCGGCTTTGACCTGGTGCAACCGGTCACCACCGCGCAGGAGACCCTCGTGTTCGCGCTGCCGCGCGAGATCCGCTCAGCCCGCTGAGGGCCTTGGACCGCTGGCGGTGACTCGCCGCGCCCGGCTGCGCCGTTAGACGTCGTACTCCCAGGATTCCGCCGCGGGCCGCCCGTGCGCGCGACCCGGTGTGCGTGAGCGACTCCGGCGCTCGGTGTGCGGCTCCCGCGGTTGGTCCTGGGTGCCGCCGCGGTAGCGGACCTGCGAGATGGGGTGATGCGTGCCGCCGCTCCCGGTCGACGGGGGCCGCCGGCGCCGCGGCTCATAGGGCTCGCGGCTCTCCTCGTACCTGTCGCCGTAGGGCTCAAAGCCGTCGAAACGGCTGCCGCGGGGCCGGTCGTAGGGTCGCTCGTAGGGATTGCGGCGGGTGCGCGGCTCGCGGCGCGGCTCCCGGGGGGTTTGGCCGCGCAAGTCCGGGTCGCCCTCCGGCCTGGGCCGGCGCCGTGACCGGCGGGGCGGTTCGGCGTCGTAGTCGCGGGCGGCCGCAGGATTGCGGCGGGTACTGCGCCGTGGACGCTCGAGCCGCTCGACCGACTCGTCGTCGAGGGACGGTCGCGCATGCCGGGAGCGGGAACGCGTGGAGGAGCGACCGTCGCGCGCCGTTCTGCGTGTCCTGGCCGACGAGCCCGACGTGCGGCCGCGGCGCGACTCGGTGGCCTCGTCGGTGTCGTCGGCATCGGGCTGCAGCGCCGACTGCAGTTTGGCGCCGATGCTGTTGAAGAAGGACTTGACGTGCACGCCGGTGGCGCCGGCGGAATCGGTCGAGGTGCTCGTCGCCTTCGTGCCCTGGGCGTTTCCGAAATACCAGCGGGCCAGTCCGATCGCCAGGACGGCGCCGGCGGTGCCCAGCATGAGCGGGAAGCGCTCGATGAGCGGATAGCCGCAATTGATCAGCAGGTCTTTGAGGCGGCCGATCTTGGCGTCGTGGAACAGCCAGTAGGCGCCGGGCACGGCGCAGAACAGGATCAGCGGCGGCTGGATGATGGTGGTGAAAATGCCGTCCTGGCGCACCGCGAGCACCGCCGCCACGCAACCCGCTATATAGAAGCCCGCGAAGACGTGGGTCAGTTCCTTGTGACCAGCGTCGATGCCGTAGCCGATAGCTGTCGCGGTGACGGCGATAAGCAGGGCTGCATACCAGGGGGCGCCTGGGATGTTGGGGTGGACCGAACGGTGAGCACCATCCACCGTCGCACTAGCCCGCTGTGCTGACACATGTAGACCGTACCGGGAATGGACCGAAAGGCTCGTAAATACCTCGTAGCGATCCTGTGGCGTGCCCCATTCCCGCGCACGCTCGGCCGCGTGGCGGTCCCGATCGTCCGGCACGCCCGCGGCCCCTAGACTTGGCTCCCTGTGAGCCTGAGCCTGGGAATAGTCGGCCTGCCCAACGTCGGCAAGTCCACGTTGTTCAACGCGCTGACCCGGAACAACGTGGTGGCGGCCAACTACCCGTTCGCGACGATCGAACCCAACGAGGGCGTCGTCCCGCTGCCCGATCCGCGGCTGGACAAGCTGGCGGAGATGTTCGATTCCGAGAAAATCGTGCCGGCGCCGGTCACATTCGTCGACATCGCCGGGATCGTGAAGGGCGCGTCCGAGGGCGCCGGGCTGGGCAACAAGTTCCTGGCCAACATCCGCGAGTGTGACGCGATCTGTCAGGTGGTGCGGGTGTTCGCCGACGACGACGTCGTGCACGTCGACGGCAAGGTCGATCCGCGCTCGGACATCGAGGTGATCGAGACCGAGCTGATCCTCGCCGACATGCAGACCCTGGAGAAGGCCGTGCCGCGCCTGGAGAAGGAAGCCCGCAACAACAAGGAACGCAAGCCGGTGCACGAGGCGGCCGTCGCCGCGGAGGCGGTGCTGAACTCGGGCAAGACGCTGTTCGCGGCCGGCGTCGACGCGTCCCTGCTGCGCGAGCTGAACCTGATGACCACCAAGCCGTTTCTGTACGTGTTCAACGCCGACGAGTCCGTGCTGACCGACGATGCCCGCAAGGCCGAGCTGGCCGCGATGGTCGCCCCCGCCGACGCGGTGTTCCTGGACGCGAAGATCGAGGCCGAGCTGCAGGAGTTGGATGACGAATCCGCCGCCGAGCTGCTCGAGTCCATCGGGCAAACCGAGCGGGGGCTAGACGCGTTGGCGCGGGCCGGTTTTCACACCCTCAAGCTACAGACCTACCTGACGGCGGGCCCAAAAGAGGCGCGCGCCTGGGTGATTCACCAGGGCGACACCGCTCCCAAGGCCGCCGGGGTGATTCACACCGACTTCGAAAAGGG
Coding sequences within it:
- a CDS encoding 4-hydroxy-3-methylbut-2-enyl diphosphate reductase, encoding MPSTVDMGIPGAASSVAVPPTRKRVLLAEPRGYCAGVDRAVETVERALEKHGPPVYVRHEIVHNRHVVSTLEKAGAVFVEETDEVPEGAIVVFSAHGVAPSVHSAAAERNLHTIDATCPLVTKVHNEARRFARNDYDILLIGHEGHEEVVGTAGEAPDHVQLVDGVAAVDNVTVRDEDKVVWLSQTTLSVDETMEIVERLRQRFPKLQDPPSDDICYATQNRQVAVKAMAPECELVIVVGSRNSSNSVRLVEVALGGGAAAAHLVDWADDIDPAWLEGVTTVGVTSGASVPEVLVQGVLERLAECGFDLVQPVTTAQETLVFALPREIRSAR
- a CDS encoding DUF6542 domain-containing protein gives rise to the protein MSAQRASATVDGAHRSVHPNIPGAPWYAALLIAVTATAIGYGIDAGHKELTHVFAGFYIAGCVAAVLAVRQDGIFTTIIQPPLILFCAVPGAYWLFHDAKIGRLKDLLINCGYPLIERFPLMLGTAGAVLAIGLARWYFGNAQGTKATSTSTDSAGATGVHVKSFFNSIGAKLQSALQPDADDTDEATESRRGRTSGSSARTRRTARDGRSSTRSRSRHARPSLDDESVERLERPRRSTRRNPAAARDYDAEPPRRSRRRPRPEGDPDLRGQTPREPRREPRTRRNPYERPYDRPRGSRFDGFEPYGDRYEESREPYEPRRRRPPSTGSGGTHHPISQVRYRGGTQDQPREPHTERRSRSRTPGRAHGRPAAESWEYDV
- the ychF gene encoding redox-regulated ATPase YchF, with protein sequence MSLSLGIVGLPNVGKSTLFNALTRNNVVAANYPFATIEPNEGVVPLPDPRLDKLAEMFDSEKIVPAPVTFVDIAGIVKGASEGAGLGNKFLANIRECDAICQVVRVFADDDVVHVDGKVDPRSDIEVIETELILADMQTLEKAVPRLEKEARNNKERKPVHEAAVAAEAVLNSGKTLFAAGVDASLLRELNLMTTKPFLYVFNADESVLTDDARKAELAAMVAPADAVFLDAKIEAELQELDDESAAELLESIGQTERGLDALARAGFHTLKLQTYLTAGPKEARAWVIHQGDTAPKAAGVIHTDFEKGFIKAEIVSYDDLIAAGSMAAAKAAGKVRMEGKDYVMADGDVVEFRFNV